In a genomic window of Virgibacillus sp. SK37:
- a CDS encoding GNAT family N-acetyltransferase, which yields MIIREIKDQDNKKMEQIIKRSLEQVGLDIPGTAYFDPQLGNLSAFYKDKSNANYWVAVTDENEVIGGIGIGPFVGDPTVGELQKLYISPKHQGKGVSKELMKVALDFAKKHYTYCYLETSHVLEVANRLYSKFGFRELTKPLEGSEHGTMDIWYIKEL from the coding sequence ATGATCATCCGCGAGATAAAAGATCAAGACAATAAAAAAATGGAGCAAATTATTAAACGTTCCTTAGAACAAGTGGGATTAGACATCCCAGGAACAGCCTACTTTGATCCTCAATTAGGCAATTTATCCGCGTTTTACAAGGACAAATCGAATGCTAATTATTGGGTTGCTGTAACGGATGAAAATGAAGTGATCGGTGGAATTGGTATAGGCCCATTTGTAGGTGATCCTACGGTTGGTGAGCTGCAAAAGTTATATATTAGTCCGAAACACCAAGGGAAAGGGGTTTCCAAGGAATTAATGAAAGTAGCACTAGATTTTGCCAAGAAGCATTATACCTATTGCTATCTCGAAACGTCTCATGTACTTGAAGTTGCGAATCGGCTATATAGTAAGTTCGGCTTCCGTGAGCTTACTAAACCATTAGAAGGTTCAGAGCATGGCACGATGGACATCTGGTATATAAAAGAATTGTAG
- a CDS encoding DUF3953 domain-containing protein, whose translation MSRNLLSKLNTGIALFMLVFAFYYFFIDAISIPLSVIFSFLTVMFFLLGVHYFKNRKKTMGYLYIVVAVFLIFVVLNDFFAML comes from the coding sequence ATGAGTAGGAATTTGCTAAGCAAGTTAAATACAGGCATAGCTCTTTTCATGCTGGTTTTTGCTTTTTATTACTTTTTCATTGATGCAATTTCTATCCCACTAAGTGTGATTTTTTCATTTTTAACTGTTATGTTCTTTCTGTTGGGGGTGCACTATTTTAAAAATAGAAAAAAGACAATGGGGTATTTATATATTGTAGTGGCAGTATTCCTGATTTTTGTGGTCCTAAATGATTTTTTTGCCATGTTATAA